A single genomic interval of Gimesia chilikensis harbors:
- a CDS encoding endonuclease/exonuclease/phosphatase family protein, whose product MIETTHQSESRPDSRLDRVVARITAAITVLLWIGLSVCYAWQPDACAAVTVYPSWCWFGCGVGLALMLLRAKRRRFALASIGLWFLFLVVFADTPLSLWRGIWKSADPAWRTQAGERVPLRVISLNAHGSSRAVAALEQYEADLILIQETPSVIQLRDISQPLLGENAGLLAGVDSSILSRTPIQPLASTVSFVIGKVRLQTGREIAVVSLRLTPPPFRSDLWNPECWRAYRDQRILQRDELRTLSRRLAELPADLPLIVGGDFNVNPRDPVFRELPPRLRDAFTSAGAGWGCTITNAVPFLRIDQVRCGTRYQPVRVVAQRAEDTDHRAVIADLLLD is encoded by the coding sequence ATGATCGAGACTACGCATCAATCTGAGTCCCGCCCTGACAGCAGGCTGGATCGGGTTGTCGCGCGGATCACTGCCGCCATCACGGTACTACTGTGGATCGGACTCAGTGTCTGTTATGCCTGGCAGCCGGATGCGTGTGCTGCGGTGACGGTTTATCCGAGCTGGTGCTGGTTTGGCTGTGGTGTGGGACTGGCGCTGATGTTGTTACGGGCGAAACGCAGACGTTTCGCCCTGGCTTCGATCGGGCTCTGGTTCCTCTTCCTGGTGGTGTTTGCGGATACGCCGCTCAGTCTCTGGCGTGGGATCTGGAAGAGTGCTGATCCGGCCTGGCGCACACAGGCGGGAGAGCGGGTTCCATTGCGGGTTATCTCACTCAATGCACATGGCAGCAGTCGCGCGGTGGCGGCACTCGAACAATATGAGGCGGACCTGATTCTGATCCAGGAAACGCCGAGTGTGATTCAACTCCGCGACATCAGCCAGCCACTCCTGGGAGAGAATGCAGGCCTGCTGGCGGGTGTGGATTCTTCGATTTTGAGTCGCACGCCGATCCAGCCGCTGGCATCGACGGTCAGCTTTGTGATCGGCAAAGTGCGCCTGCAGACGGGCCGCGAGATCGCCGTGGTTTCGCTACGACTCACACCGCCTCCATTCCGGTCAGATCTGTGGAACCCGGAATGCTGGCGTGCGTATCGCGATCAGCGGATTCTGCAGCGGGACGAACTGCGTACACTCAGTCGCCGACTCGCAGAGCTTCCTGCAGACCTGCCACTGATCGTGGGCGGGGACTTCAACGTCAATCCACGGGATCCCGTATTCCGGGAACTGCCGCCACGGCTCCGCGATGCATTTACGAGCGCAGGAGCGGGCTGGGGCTGCACGATTACCAACGCGGTTCCCTTCCTGCGGATAGACCAGGTGCGGTGCGGCACTCGCTATCAGCCAGTCCGCGTCGTCGCTCAGCGAGCGGAAGATACGGATCACCGGGCGGTGATCGCGGACCTGCTGCTGGACTGA